In a genomic window of Diorhabda carinulata isolate Delta chromosome 8, icDioCari1.1, whole genome shotgun sequence:
- the LOC130897393 gene encoding post-GPI attachment to proteins factor 2-like isoform X1 has protein sequence MSKQPHYGLLYSEYEYSSYLRIPFEKFSFIVVSFPLLALIFCIFYSVIFNFESATYTHCEVYNLLPSISAAIGSFSPQREIWQGAVTLQAIPRFFIAFQYLHLHFSVLHSQYFWIARIAFFLNIFENVALVVLSFFVSSQNYVVHKNAFIMFIIGSEVYMALTCLLQSCFKKQYPLSLKWKKRCLITNSICLIAAVYFFMRHNSFCEPYVYTLFALSEYVVVLSNMAFHLTAYYDFGNKDIVIYKHGLALTER, from the exons atGTCTAAACAACCACATTATGGTCTGTTATACAGTGAATATGAATATTCATCGTACTTACGGATACcgtttgaaaaatttagtttcattgtAGTATCTTTCCCATTATTAGCacttatattttgtatattttattccgtcatttttaattttgagaGTGCAACATATACACATTGCGAGGTGTATAATCTCCTTCCTTCAATATCTGCAGCAATAGGAAGTTTTTCCCCTCAACGTGAAATATGGCAAGGAGCAGTCACTTTGCAAGCCATTCCTAGATTCTTTATTGCATTCCAATATTTACATCTTCATTTCAGCGTGCTACATTCACAGTATTTTTGGATAGCGAGAatagcattttttttaaatatatttgaaaatgtggctcttgttgtactatctttctttGTTTCTTCACAGAATTATG TCGTGCATAAAAATGCCTTCATCATGTTTATTATTGGTTCTGAGGTATATATGGCACTAACCTGCCTTTTACAAAGTTGTTTCAAAAAACAGTATCCGCTCagtttaaaatggaaaaagagGTGTTTAATAACCAATTCAATATGTCTCATCGCAGCAGTGTATTTTTTCATGAGGCATAACTCATTTTGTGAACCTTATg ttTACACGCTATTTGCGTTAAGTGAATATGTAGTGGTACTTTCCAATATGGCATTCCATTTGACAGCATACTATGACTTCGGAAATAAAGATATTGTTATCTACAAACACGGCCTTGCTCTTACAGAAAGATAA
- the LOC130897393 gene encoding post-GPI attachment to proteins factor 2-like isoform X2, whose protein sequence is MSKQPHYGLLYSEYEYSSYLRIPFEKFSFIVVSFPLLALIFCIFYSVIFNFESATYTHCEVYNLLPSISAAIGSFSPQREIWQGAVTLQAIPRFFIAFQYLHLHFSVLHSQYFWIARIAFFLNIFENVALVVLSFFVSSQNYVVHKNAFIMFIIGSEVYMALTCLLQSCFKKQYPLSLKWKKRCLITNSICLIAAVYFFMRHNSFCEPYAIFLLLWHKKFCNVN, encoded by the exons atGTCTAAACAACCACATTATGGTCTGTTATACAGTGAATATGAATATTCATCGTACTTACGGATACcgtttgaaaaatttagtttcattgtAGTATCTTTCCCATTATTAGCacttatattttgtatattttattccgtcatttttaattttgagaGTGCAACATATACACATTGCGAGGTGTATAATCTCCTTCCTTCAATATCTGCAGCAATAGGAAGTTTTTCCCCTCAACGTGAAATATGGCAAGGAGCAGTCACTTTGCAAGCCATTCCTAGATTCTTTATTGCATTCCAATATTTACATCTTCATTTCAGCGTGCTACATTCACAGTATTTTTGGATAGCGAGAatagcattttttttaaatatatttgaaaatgtggctcttgttgtactatctttctttGTTTCTTCACAGAATTATG TCGTGCATAAAAATGCCTTCATCATGTTTATTATTGGTTCTGAGGTATATATGGCACTAACCTGCCTTTTACAAAGTTGTTTCAAAAAACAGTATCCGCTCagtttaaaatggaaaaagagGTGTTTAATAACCAATTCAATATGTCTCATCGCAGCAGTGTATTTTTTCATGAGGCATAACTCATTTTGTGAACCTTATg CAATATTCCTCCTCCTATGGcacaaaaaattttgcaatGTGAATTAA